In Zingiber officinale cultivar Zhangliang chromosome 1A, Zo_v1.1, whole genome shotgun sequence, the DNA window TTGCTACTGGAGTTTGGCTCTGCTTCTTCGTGATGAGGGTGAGCTTATGCTAGTGTTCCAGGTAACCAACCGATCATTTTAGTTTTTACAACTGTTCTTTGGCTCTATTTGATCATTGTCTCTTGGGTTCTGAAGTTGATTAGATCCGTACAGAAATTACAACCACCATTGAAAATGTTGGTCCCCGTGTGGAAGGCCTTGCGCGCAGCCATTAACTGTGAAGAAACCAGCATTACCTGACCAGTTCCGTGCAATAACTCATCAATGAATGTACTGAAGTGGCCGTGTGTTTAGAATAGCTTGCTGCAACGTGCCACCTCTTGATGCCAAGTCGGAATCATTTTTCATGAACCTGATGTTGATTCTCGAGAAGAGGAGTGATATTTCACCTTATGGATCGTTGATGGAATTTCAAATGTTTATACTGGAATACCTGCTCGCTGGTTATAATTTTTGAACGGTTTCAGCAATTAAATTGACAGACCAGTGCTTGAAGAATGCATCCGCCAGAAGTAAACACTGTCTACATTGTTTGAAGCAATTTTGATTGAAAACACTGTTTGTCGTATCCAGCGGCTTCAACCTAGAGCTGAACTTGGCATGCCTTTGCATTTGGTCCAAATCTGACCAACAAAATTAGCTGGCCATACATATATTTAATCACTGGTACTCAATGAGTCGACACTGAGTCAGGGACAGACTTATTGATCTCATGAGAGATTTCTTTTATCTGTTTATTTTAATCCAATTGAACCCAAGAGAGACGGGTGGAACTGGGGAATGGGGAGAAGAGTCCCCGAGTCCTCACCTGTGCTCCTCCCCAGTAGACACCTCGCGCCATGCAGCAGTCGATAATACTCTGGTGTGGCACCCAATGCAACATTTTTTATTGGAGTCGATAGAGACGATTTCTATCATTAACCTCGATTTTTGGTGAATCCACGCTTCAAGGAATCAACGTTTTTGTTTTTAATCATGTTTTTGTTTGGCTTGCCTCGTTGGTGCGTGCACAAGATTCCTACCAGTTTCCTTAATAACTTGTAGGGTAATGTATTTGAAGCACTAGTGGATGTAAACTCTGACATGGATTTCACCTTCCAAGTTTATCTCTCTCTATTAAATCTGACAGAGTTGAAAAAggcattattattaataatattatttgttTAGTAGGTGCAAATGTGTGAAAGCTTCTGGAAGGTATTTTGATGATTATGCAATTCTAATTGTATAATCGCAAATGAGAAATTGATTGATTGAGCAATTCCCACATTAAATATTCAACCACAAAAGATAATGGTCGTATAGTTTATTCAACCATTAGCTGTTTTGCATCTGGAAAAGAGACAAATAGTATCTCGACTTGTCCTAATCTGAATCTCTTAGTGAAaactattttctattttatttttttaatactgTCAATACCGAACCTCTTTTTTCATAATACTAATGATATTAATTTTTACTATGTGAAAGTGcctcaaaaaaaaattcatttataaTGTTATTTGTAACACGCCAATATCTTGATAAATTATGCTTCTTGCGATATGGATGTCTGCCTAAATTTGTCAAAAATCACCTCCAAACTCTCAGGCCTAACTTTTTGCACCCCTTCACGCCAAGTGAATCCAACACCTAACTCATTGATGTACACATTGATTGGGGCATGGCCAATAAACTAGTTGGCCAGAGCTCACCTTTATTAAATGATTTCATGAATCAGAAATTTATTactcaaaattattaaaagacaACGACAAGCTGGATCCATTGAAATTCAggctaaataatttatttatttattacaattaAATATTGTATAAGATTTggctctcttttattttctcaattgAATCCTAGAAaatgtttttaatttattaataaattaagaGCAACTTCGCACGGTAAACTAGTGCATTTAAAATATGGGGCGAAGTTAAAAATTGTGATAAATTTTAGTGGTTCTAGAAAAATTCTTGTCGTCCCACTGAAGAGCACACTATAAATTTAGTCCTGGCTTCCCCCCAAATCTCTCCATTCCATTTCCATAGCTCGATTGCTCGAGTCACATTGCGAGTAGTTCGAATCGAGAGGCTACCGATTGATTGCGATGGCTTCGACGGCAAAAGCGGTGGTGGAGTCGCTGTACGAGGCTCTGTTGCGGGGCgacgcggcggcggcggcggggcTGCTGGCGGAGGACGTGGAGTGGTGGTTCCACGGGCCGCGGCGGTGCCAGTACATGCGGCGCACGCTGACGGGCGAAGCTGGTCCGCGCGACTTCCGGTTCCGGCCGCGGCGAGTGGCGGAGGTCGGCCGCTGGGTGGTGGCGGAGGGGTGGGAGGGTAAGCACGCATACTGGGTCCATGCCTGGGCCGTCGACGTCGCCACCGCTCGCATCATCCGGTTTCGGGAGTACTTCAACACCTCCGTCACGGTGCAGGAGGTGGCGCAGCCGAGTGAGGCCGGGATCAGCTCCGGCGGAGGAGTGGGAGGATCGGCGGTCTGGCGGAGCCAGGCAGGGCCCAACGCCGGCGGACGCTCACTCCCGGGCCTTGTTCTCGCCATTTGAATTATCAGCCCAAACTAATCAATTTTTGGGCCTGGCCCAACAAATAAT includes these proteins:
- the LOC121999176 gene encoding uncharacterized protein LOC121999176, with protein sequence MASTAKAVVESLYEALLRGDAAAAAGLLAEDVEWWFHGPRRCQYMRRTLTGEAGPRDFRFRPRRVAEVGRWVVAEGWEGKHAYWVHAWAVDVATARIIRFREYFNTSVTVQEVAQPSEAGISSGGGVGGSAVWRSQAGPNAGGRSLPGLVLAI